The sequence CATGATAAATGATGAACAAATAACAACAAAAATGGGTGATTGTGGATCAAAATAGTACATGTAGATGATTCAAACGAAGATCCTGAGAATCTAAGGCCGGAGAGTAACGCCGGCTGTAGGCGGTTCTTGTGGTGATGATGGTTTTAGCCAAggtagatccttgagcaaaaTGAGCAGCAATTTGTTAGTGTTTTTGGAAAGTTAAGAAATGAAGTTTGAAGTTCACATATTTATAGAGGATAGCAGAGAGAAAGAGGAGTGACACGTGTTATCATCTCAGAGGTTGACACAATCCCCATGCCAGTAAATAAAGACAAGGAGAGATGGGTCGGGCAAAGCTTGAAATAGCGAAGATTGAAAATGCCAACAGCAGGCAGTCCACTTTCAAGAAGAGAAGGGCTGGTTTAATGAAGAAAGATCATGAGCTTTCTGTTTTATGTGATGCTGAGATCGCAATTATTGTGTTCTCAAGCACTGGGAAGCTTTTTGAGTTTGCTAGTTCAAGGtctactttctctctctctcacccccctctctctctctccctctcacCTCTATCCTCTCACCTCTCAtctttcttctctctctctctctatctccatcccttctttagtttcttgatctctccctctctctgttatctctctctctctattttcTGTCTCTCTCTGTTTTCTTGATCTCTCCCTCACTCTTTTTATTTTGATTTACTTCTGTTATAATTGCGGCTGAATATGTTTATTTTATCATGTTATCTTTAATTTTATTGCCTTAGGTGTAACATAATTATAAGATTACTGTGGTGCTACTATGCTTGTCTTGGTTTATAAGGGGTTTTAATTTAGTAATATATGCTTGTCGATTTTAATTAATATATCTGTATTTTCTGCCTAAATTGATGAATCTTGTTGTTAAATATGATGGCATTCTATAATCTGATATGAACTATGTGTTGCTGCGTTGCTCTGTATCAATGAGAGTCATATCTGATATGAACAATGTGTTGCTGCGTGGATCTGTGTCAATGAGAGTCAAATCCGATATATTTGAACAATTTTTAAAGTCTAGGGACAGTTTTGACGGTTCAAAGTAATTAATAAACATGAGAAGATGTCTGAATGAAAGTTTGATTGATAGGAGAGTACTTCTGCTTTATAACGAAGCCTTTCACTAAAGATATCTTGTTTGGAGATCAAAGTGACTAATACTAGTAACATATCAAACTTGTTAGGCAGTTGgggcttataatcaaccaaaaTGATCTCTTCTTGAACCCTACATTGATGGAGGACCATTTTCTCACCGGAGAACACGGGTGGGATGGTAGATGCTTAGTATAGTTCTTGACTATTATCTGCGAGAGACAATATAAGCATATATCCATGTTTGTTTTTGGATAATCCTGTGTACACTAAGTTCTTTTGTTGGTTAGTGTAAAACATTTTGTTAGTATACTTATCATTTCTTCACTATTGCCGTATGGAGCATAAACTTGCACGATTCAACAAATCTGTAGAATCGAAAATTCTGCAATCGAGCATAAGGTACTGGTCTTTATTAAAAATGAGTGTCATTTTTAACAATGATGGGACTCTTACATGGCATATTATAGTACTCTTAATTGCGTAATTTCTTTATTGATCATCTTATTCCACAAAATAGTCACTAGCATGATATGCTCATTGTTATAGTTGAACATTTCTATAAATCAAACATACGTGATGCTCATTATAGTTGAACATTTATTCTAGTTTTAATTTCTTTATTTGCCTTCATGTAATGTACTACATTTCAGGGTAAGGATGTTTTAGAAGTGGAATATCTGAAACAGGACATTGCAGATCTCCAACTAAAAAATATGTAAGTTTCCTTATACCTGCCAAGTCGTCAAACAGTTGTTTTTGGAAGAAGATACTTATTGCTATCATGTTTTTCATTTTCTATAGGAAGTTATTGGGGAAGGACCTTACTGGCCTGGGCTTGAAAGAATTGCAAGAGTTGGAGCAGCAATTGAATGAAGGGTTATTATCTGTCAAGGACAAGAAGGTTTATTTACGCATCTCCCTGTAACTTAATATATCTATAAAGTGAATTGTTTTATGCAGAAAAACGGCTATCTTAACATAATGTTAAATTATTCAGGAGCAACTACTGATGGAGGAACTGGACCTATCTTGGAAAAAGGTACAAAGTTACAGTTTTGATCTTCTATACAGTTATGACTAGCTTCAAATTGTTTGATGAAGAAATTACGTGAATGTATTCAACCTTAAAGAACAATCGGATGTAAATATGACTCTGATAATTCTAGTAATGTACATAGGTGATGTCTCATGTAGATTTGTGTTTTTATTTGCAAGTCAAATTCGCGGATTAAGTAAACAATATAGTATCTTGCAATTTATTTAGCCAAAAAAAAGTGTCCTGCAAGGTATAGCGATCAATATGTACAAGAAGCATGATGCTAGACTGCaagaaagagaaaagaaaaattaCATGACTGATGTGGTGTTTACGACTAATGAAAGACCACAACATGTATTGTTGTATCGAAAGAACGTTATAACTAATTTTTTCACTTCCCTCACTACCAGGAACAGGAGTTCATAATGGAAAATGCTACCCTGCGCAGAAAGGTAAATCAATTATCCTTTAGAAGAATTCGTTTTATGTTATGTCCCATATACGTAGTTTCTAAATAATACTGTAACACTTTCATTTTTGTTTGATATATTGGTTTCATATTTTAATATGATTGCAGATTGAGTGGCTTCAAAGTTTATTCCCCTTAAATGCGTTCCCAGAGTCAGGCTACCTTGAACGTGAAGTGCCAAAGGAATGAGCATGAAGTGCCAAGGAAATTGCCTCCCAAAAGACAAGCATCCTTAAGTCAGAATACAGAGTGTCAAACTGAAGATGAAAATGGAGAGTTATGATGACCTTATTCCTCGGTAATTCAACTTCTTAAGAAGCGTTGTGCTTTGATTTTCCAACGATATTCAGAGAGTATTTCATTAGCATTCTTACATTATCTTCCCCTTTTTGAGTTCTCTCAGTCTCATTAACGATAACATTTTATCGTATTCAGTCAGTTTAATTCAGTCTTTTTGCATGCACAGCCCCCCTCCTGATAATGGTCAAAGGAAAAGGAAGACTCCGGAAAAAAGACACTAGAACTCCTTCTGGTACTTCCACAGTCAGATTGAGTAATGATTCCTGCCTTTTGTTGCTTGTCGGAAGACCATTTTGAAAATGGAAGTATTTGAATATGCATTAGTTGTCCGACTACTTAGCTTCGTATATGACCTCCTCCCCCTTCTCTTCCCCTTCTGATCAATGATTTTATGATGTTCTGGTAATTACATAGATGATGATCATTTTATAGTGAAACGTTTGTGGGGGTAAATTTTAAAGACAAAAGTTGTAGTTATAAGCTACTCTTTTTGCTTGGGTCGCAATTAATATTTTGTTCATTTTGTTTCTTGAGACTAATGTTGAAGTTGGAAGAGAGGTATTCTTCCCTTTATTCAATTAGTACTTTGGGGTGCTTTACGAAGCATACATTCTGATCTTGGCAATTTCTATTGGAGTTGTATTATGAAACATATGTGCTACATTATGTTTTGCTGGTTTTGTTACTCAGAGACTAATGTCAGAGTTATTAATGAGACACCCTTCCCTTCATTCAGCTCATTACTTTGAGATGCTTTTGTAACCCGTACATGCTAATTTGGGCAATCTCTCTCGGAGATTTTTAATGGAGAACATATGTGTTAAATTGATATTTTGCTGGTTTTGTTATTCGAGACTTATGTCAGAGTTAGTAACAAGATATTCTCCCGTAGCACTCCTCTTGATCAACCTCTTGATAACAGATAAAAGAGTTTCTTGAAAAGATGAGAATCGCGAGGATAAACTAGGTCATCTAACATATCAATATCCCACTCTTTCGTACCCGACTCCATTTGACTAGAAAGTTTTCTGATGCAAGAGGACCGGGATGGTAAAAAATTATCCAAGGATTTTTATTATCAGGGAGCCAGGTTTCCCTGTTAAATTCACATTATGCTTTGAAAGATGGATTTCTTAACTTGAGAGACTCTTGTGATAATTTAATTGCTAAGGTGCCTATGACCAAGAATCGTATGTTTATCCTCAAAATTGAAAATGATGGTCCAAAATGTTTAAAGCCTTATGTTTTGGAGATTCTTCTTGTCTTTGTCATCTTAGGGTTGGGCACTTAAATTTTGAAGGATTAAATTCAGTATCTAAGAAGCACATAGTGAATGGTTTGTCGCCCATCAATCTCCAAATCAAATTTGTGAATGATGTCTATACGGAAAGTAATCAAGAAGGAGTTTTCTAAATGAATCTATGACAAGACGCAAATGATTCAATTGAACTTATTCACTCGGATGTATATGGGCCTTTTAATCCTATATTTTTATAGCAAAACTGTTATTTCTTattatttattgatgattttagccGCAAGATATGGGTGTACTTCTCAAAGAGATGTCTCAAGTTTTGGATACTATAAAAAATTCAAAACCCAAGTTGAAAAGCGAGAGCGAATGTCAAAGAAAAGTAATTCATTAGGATCGCAGGAGGCGGAATTCAATTCAAATGGTTCTTAAAAATCTGTGAAGATCATGGAATAAGAAGACCCATAACGATGCCAAGATCACCTCAATAAAACGGAGTCTCGGAAAGAAAAAATAGAAGTTGTCTTAATATGGCTCGAAGCATGCTAAAGAGCAAAAATATGCCTTAGGAATTTTGGGCCGAAGCGGTAGATTGTGCCGTTTTCTTGTATATTGATGTCCAATAAGAGGTGTCAAAGGCATGACTCTACAACAAACATGGAAAGGAAAAAGACCATCTTTTACTCACTTACGAGTTTTTGGAAGCATAACTTATGCACATATCGATGATGAGATTACGAACAAAGTTGGATTAAAAAGTGAGAAGTATGTCTTTGTTGGCTATAATGAAGTGGAGGTCAACTATGTGAAGTCCCAAGCTCAAAGATCAAATCTTTGACATCTTTACAAGCCTCTCAAGAGTGACGTCTTCAACAAATATCGGAGCCTGCTTGGGATAGTCAAAAATTAAGGAAGGgtgttaaaaataaaatataattttttactTGAAATAATAGAAGTGTTTGGATTAAAACTTGTTGAAAATCGAGCCGAGACCCGGCTGgatttataattttaaaagttaaTGAGATAATTGTTTTGTCCTTCCGCATGGGCTTCCCAAGGATGGGCTCCCCTGCTGGTATCTTAATCTATTTACAAATGTCATAATTCAAGGCATAAATAAATAGCAATTAAACATTCATTCATAAATAGTGGAAGATGAGTCAAGTACATGCTTATGGCCTCGGGGAGGTAACCTATATAGCACTACCCCGGAAGACTTAGGAATATTTTAATAATACTAAGTCTAAAAAGAACAATATAACTGATAATACTTGCGGAGATGCTCCGCATTCTAAGCTCGTGGGATCAACTTGTCCTGCATATCATTGAGATGGTAGGTTCCATCCCAGAATATTGATTTTATCTTGTAGGGGTCTTCCCAATTTGCCCCAAATACTTCATGGATTCACCACCTTGGTGTTTGGCATGACCCGGCGCAGAAACCCAAGTCTCCCGCTTTAAAAGTCCGTGCTCGAACCTTCTTGTTGTAATATCGAGTTGTCCTCTGCTGATATTGTGTTATCCTGATATGAGCATCGTCTCGAGTCTCCTCAATCATGGTCCCAAGTAGAGATGAATCATGTCCAAGTAGAGATGATGGTTTAGCTTTATTCGCCTCCGAGTCATAATTATCCCTTTGAAAGGATCCATAGGAAGAAGATTGTGAGCAAATGATTGAATCAACGAACACTCGCATTATGCGAAGAGAGAATACAAGAACGACGATGCGAGCTCATGGCCGCCCGGCTCGCTAACGCGAGTATACATTGCAACAATTGTTATTAAGCAATAATGTGAGCCTATTTCACTTAAGTTTATCCATTAATTCATTTTACTTGTTGTACATAAAAAGTAACGCCGGCATATAAGAGTGTAAAATAAGAGACAGGATGATGTGAACTGGTGGGTTCAATGCTGGCAAAGTAAAAATACCTGACATATCCGGCCAAGGCTTTGATAAACCTGGGCCAGTAGGGGCAcattaaaaataaagaaaattaatGAGGAAATTGGGCTAGCATGGAAAAATAGGTGCGAGAACAGAAGACTTGAAAACAACTATAGGTAAACATAAGTTCAGAGTTGAGGCCCGAAGGAAAGATACATAAATACATACGCAAGGCAAATGGGTTGCCCATTCCCCATCAAAAAGTTCATCAAATTAAATTAAACTAAGGCTTGTTGGCATCTGCCTCTTTCTGGGCCTGCTCAGCTGCTACCCGAGCCTCCTTTACCATCTTGGCATCCATCTCCATCTCCAACTTCAGTTTTTTGGCATTTCTAGCCGTACCTGCGCCTAGAGCACCCCAATCGAAGTCAGGAACCttactaataaaaatatttatgaaatttcTTGCTCCCAGGTTTCTAGCATCGGCAAGAGCGGCCTCCCGGCTCGCGGTCAAGGCAGACAACGATCCCTCCATCTCCGTCACCTTCTCCTTGATGGCCTCCTTCTTCCTTCTAGTCATCCGCGGAAGGTTGTGGGTTTTTTTCTACTCCCTAAGCGCCTTCTCATGAGCAGAGACTGATCAAATATCTTTTGATTATAGTTGTTTACAAGTTTGACCTTCTCCTGCCCGTGCTCATTAACCTTGCTCTGAAGGGACTTCACCTTAGCATCCAACTTCAAGTTAGCCTGGCTGATGGCTCGAATTTCTCGAGTCTAAACACCTGGAGGAAGTGCACCTGGGCAGCGGCCTTGGTCAATGCATCATTATTGGCCTTAAGAGAAGTTGAGGTCCAATTTTTTAGGTCCTGGTTGCTGACATTGGACCGCAAGCCGGACAAACGTGGTCTCGACCGCACTAGCAAAGGAAGAAGTAGGAAGAGGGACATCGGCTGGAACAGTTCTTTTTGGATCAGGCTCACAGGTTTTCCCGTCCTTGCGGCCGTGACACCTTTTTATGATGTACAAAGCGATAGCCGCCGTGTATCCATTCGAGTTAATCTGAAGCGGGCAAGCTGGTAGTACTCGTACACATCTTTGATGAAAGGTGGAGATGTGAAGAAATTCCTAGCCTGACTAGGAAGTTGGACAAGACCATGCGAGGCACCCTACCTTCATTTTCCTGATGGTTGAATGTAGCATCGTGTGCGGCTTGGGGAGAATCACCTGACCCTCGAGCTGGAACTGGTCAATGATGTAAGCCAGATGCTTCTGGGTAAGTGAGGGGGCCAAGTCACGGCAGACGAGGACTTTTGTCTCTTCCTGGGCCGAGGTAGAACTTTCCTCCCCATCTGGAATGATTTGCTTCCTAAAGATGATCTCACCCTCGAGCTCGGGCTGAACAGGATGCACTGGTTCAGGACAGGCAGCGGGGGCGGAGGCATAATTGCATACATTAACCTGACTTATGACATCAGCCACCTCCTCCCGCATTGGAGGGTCGTAAGACCAATGTGAGCCATCCTCTTCACCCTCGAGCCCTAGAATGGGTATTTTGCGGCAGCTAGCTTCTTTCCTTTATTGGTGTCATAGTAAGCGCTGCCCAGATCAATGTTGACGGATTCAGAATCGAGATAAATGAGATCGAGGTCATTGGCTGCAACTTACTTAAGGTGAGCCTCTCTCTCTCAAGCCATTTCCCTCATAATCTCCTCTGCCCGCTCTTTGTCAATAGGAGTGGGCTCGTATCTTACAAGTTCCTCTATTCCAAGTGATGCAAGAATCTTGGAGAGGTCCACGAATCTATTTCTTCAATCGTAAATGTTGGTCTCCCGTTATAATCTTCAGGGTTGGGGTCGAGATGGATGTTCAGCGAGGTGGAACCACTGGCTCGCTTCTCTTTTTCAACTCTAGCTATGTTCATGGCTCCATGTGGGTTGATAGTAGAGCCAGGAGAAATAGGTTGGCTAAGGCGTCCAAAAATGAAGGTGAGCTCGCGTTGGAAGTCTTTTGAGCCTCGTTGCTCAGGTGGATATTGATTGAGAGGACAAGGGGTGACCGAAGAGTGATTCGGACTCGAGAAAGAGCGAGACGATCCATAGGAGCGGGCTGAAGacgcactcgacatctgtaaaagatggtgaCTATTAGTGTTTGGCCCTAAAAAATGAAAATAGAAATGGGGTCGCACCTTAGTGTCCTCGCGTCGCACATGAAAATAGGATCGCACCTAAAAGTCTACGCGAGCTCATGGGCTCGCATCATGGTGTTGGTAAGTGTGTTAAAGCGGGCTCGTATTGAATACATAGTGTGTGCTCGAATGTGGCATGATAAATGATGAACAAACAACAACAAAAATGGGTGATTGTGGATCAAAATAGTACATAGATGATTCAAACGAAGATCCTGAAGAATCTAAGGCCGAGAGTAACGCCGGCGGTAGACGGTTCTTGTGGTGATGAAGGTTTTAGCCAAggtagatccttgagcaaaaTGAGCAGCAATTTGTTAGTGTTTTTGGAAAGTTAAGAAATGAAGTTTGAAGTTCACatatttataggggataggagaGAGAAAGAGGAGTGACACGTGTTATCATCTCAGAGGTTGACACAGATCCCCATGCCAGTTGTCTTACAATATTAGGCATTCAAAGATACGACCATTGGATGGCGTGCGAGGCAGCCATGTGCGACTTCATGGGCTCGCACTACTCGCAGGAGCAGAAAAGTAAATGTTGAAAAATTCCTAGCCCCACAAATACGACCAGGAATttttgggggtagttgttatgcctgCTTTTGGGGCATGGCCCATAAATAGGTCCATATGGGTATATTGAATTATCGGGATTAAATAAATGGATGCATGAGTGTGGGCTCATAAGCATATTTGACATGCATGTTGCGCTTATAGC comes from Apium graveolens cultivar Ventura unplaced genomic scaffold, ASM990537v1 ctg4868, whole genome shotgun sequence and encodes:
- the LOC141702307 gene encoding MADS-box transcription factor 23-like, encoding MGRAKLEIAKIENANSRQSTFKKRRAGLMKKDHELSVLCDAEIAIIVFSSTGKLFEFASCRMEHKLARFNKSVESKILQSSITTFQGKDVLEVEYLKQDIADLQLKNMKLLGKDLTGLGLKELQELEQQLNEGLLSVKDKKEQLLMEELDLSWKKEQEFIMENATLRRKVNQLSFRRIRFMLCPIYIEWLQSLFPLNAFPESGYLEREVPKE